In one window of Meleagris gallopavo isolate NT-WF06-2002-E0010 breed Aviagen turkey brand Nicholas breeding stock chromosome 12, Turkey_5.1, whole genome shotgun sequence DNA:
- the LYSMD2 gene encoding lysM and putative peptidoglycan-binding domain-containing protein 2, whose translation MEQIKRANKLFTNDCIFLRKTLNIPVISEKPLLFNGLNSLESPENETVDSSPSCEEGLVTVQEESSSSPSPQEADNLPSAPEELSAKDFLQRLDLQIKLSKQAARKLKDDSVREEEDEEGPYAASSYHQ comes from the exons ATGGAACAAATAAAGAGGGCAAATAAACTGTTCACTAATGACTGtatatttctgaggaaaaccCTGAATATTCCTGTTATATCAGAGAAACCATTACTGTTCAATGGACTTAATTCACTGGAGTCTCCCGAGAATGAAACGGTTGACAGCTCCCCTTCTTGTGAAGAAGGGCTAGTGACAGTTCAGGAAGAAAGtagttcttctcccagtcctCAAGAAGCTGACAATCTGCCCTCTGCACCGGAAGAACTGTCTGCCAAAGATTTTCTTCAGAGACTGGACTTGCAGATTAAATTATCCAAACAAGCAGCCAGAAAACTAAAAGATGACAGTGTCAG agaggaggaggatgaggaaggtCCCTATGCAGCTTCTTCATATCACCAGTAG